A single genomic interval of Mycolicibacterium sp. MU0053 harbors:
- a CDS encoding MBL fold metallo-hydrolase, producing MAPARDGLIQVSDLVHVARTELVNWALITGADGVVMIDAGFPGQRGEVLRSLRELGFRAADVTAILLTHAHVDHFGTAIWFAAEHRTPVYCHAAEVGHAKREYLEQVSPVALARHAWQPRWVKWSWDIIGKGALIRAGIPSARVFTEEVAATLPGQPIAIPTPGHTSGHCSYLVDDVLISGDALVTGHPTTGRGGPQLLHSVFNHDDAGCRRSLAALALLETEVLVPGHGDIWRGPIQELARQARS from the coding sequence ATGGCACCTGCGCGGGACGGGCTGATTCAGGTCTCCGATCTTGTCCACGTGGCCCGCACCGAGTTGGTGAACTGGGCCCTGATCACGGGCGCCGACGGCGTCGTCATGATCGATGCGGGCTTTCCCGGCCAGCGCGGCGAGGTGCTCCGATCGCTGCGCGAGCTGGGCTTTCGCGCCGCCGACGTGACCGCCATCCTGTTGACCCACGCCCACGTCGACCATTTCGGCACCGCGATCTGGTTCGCCGCCGAGCACCGCACCCCGGTGTACTGCCACGCCGCCGAGGTGGGCCACGCCAAACGGGAGTATCTCGAACAGGTGTCGCCGGTGGCCCTGGCCCGGCACGCCTGGCAACCGCGCTGGGTGAAGTGGTCGTGGGACATCATCGGCAAGGGCGCGTTGATCCGCGCGGGCATTCCCTCGGCGCGCGTGTTCACCGAGGAGGTGGCCGCGACGCTGCCGGGGCAGCCGATCGCGATCCCGACGCCCGGACACACCAGCGGGCACTGCTCGTATCTGGTCGACGACGTGCTGATCTCCGGCGACGCGCTGGTGACGGGGCATCCCACCACGGGCCGGGGCGGACCCCAGTTGCTGCATTCGGTGTTCAACCACGACGACGCGGGCTGCCGCCGCAGCCTGGCCGCGCTGGCGTTGCTGGAGACCGAGGTGCTGGTCCCCGGGCACGGCGACATTTGGCGTGGACCCATTCAGGAACTGGCCCGACAGGCCCGAAGTTGA
- a CDS encoding SDR family oxidoreductase has product MDNIRGKTIVITGAARGIGYATAKALLARGARVVIGDRDVAVLDHAVTELLRHGQVTGYPVDVTDAESFAVFLDKARADGTGQIDVLINNAGVMPVGPFLEQTEQAIRTSIEVNFYGVLTGCRLVLPEMVKRRGGHIVNIASLAGMIAVPGQVVYAGTKFAVVGLSTAMADEFAPQGVHVSCVLPTFTNTELISGTKATGAQKPVQPEDIAAGVVKVLDKPSITHLSVPGPLRAVSALTQLLGPRARRWLAHKLGNDTVFLNYDTGARSSYEQRAQSAIGVAEKTEDKRPGQP; this is encoded by the coding sequence ATGGACAACATCCGGGGCAAGACCATCGTCATCACCGGGGCCGCCCGCGGGATCGGCTACGCCACCGCCAAGGCGCTGCTGGCCCGCGGCGCCCGGGTCGTCATCGGCGACCGGGACGTCGCGGTGCTCGATCACGCAGTCACCGAACTGCTGCGGCACGGACAAGTCACCGGCTATCCGGTGGACGTCACCGATGCCGAGTCGTTCGCGGTGTTCCTGGACAAGGCCCGCGCCGACGGCACCGGGCAGATCGATGTGCTGATCAACAACGCCGGCGTGATGCCGGTCGGGCCGTTCCTCGAGCAGACCGAGCAGGCCATCCGCACCTCCATCGAGGTCAACTTCTACGGCGTGCTGACCGGCTGCCGGCTGGTGCTGCCGGAAATGGTCAAGCGCCGCGGCGGGCACATCGTCAACATCGCGTCGCTGGCGGGGATGATCGCCGTGCCCGGCCAGGTCGTCTACGCGGGCACCAAGTTCGCGGTGGTGGGGCTGTCCACCGCGATGGCCGACGAGTTCGCGCCGCAGGGTGTCCACGTCAGCTGCGTGCTGCCCACCTTCACCAACACCGAGTTGATCTCGGGCACCAAGGCCACCGGCGCCCAGAAGCCGGTGCAGCCCGAGGACATCGCGGCCGGCGTGGTCAAGGTGCTCGACAAGCCGTCGATCACCCACCTGTCGGTGCCGGGGCCGCTGCGCGCGGTCAGCGCCCTCACCCAGCTGCTCGGCCCCCGGGCGCGGCGGTGGCTGGCCCACAAGCTGGGCAACGACACCGTGTTCCTCAACTACGACACCGGTGCGCGGTCGAGCTATGAGCAGCGCGCCCAGAGCGCGATCGGCGTCGCCGAAAAAACCGAGGACAAGCGCCCCGGGCAGCCCTAG
- a CDS encoding helix-turn-helix transcriptional regulator — translation MISVDALTGRERELATLRRALNGVGNFTGVVVAGPAGVGKTRLARELLSQAAAAGTQTTWIVGTASARPIPLGVFTATLGEHISDPNPGVRQVISALVARQRPGPILLGVDDAHLLDGFSAHVVHQIAQSRQARLVVTVRTGAGEPDAVRALWKDGLLARLDLEPLCPAGTRAMVEATLEGPVDAHSAQRFWRLTGGNALFLRQLLKDQVAAGRVRKVKGVWIWDGDVAVSQNMSDLVGNQLDRLAPELGTVVDALSQCEPLAVDILTDLVGHAAVEAAERAHLITVERTAGTLSARLVHPLFGELRRAAAGEMYLSKIRGALVQRMTGPTEGDPQGSVRRALLRLESDLPPDPGLYAEAARHTMALLDLDLAQRFAAAAAAAGSTEAAEITAVNRFLAGDGPAAEDALRVLSERGADRHRWTTLRAANLIWMLGRPEAAERLLAELAGGPETDAERATRYSVEACVDAVFARCAEAERKARYALAAPELTDLNAMLAAVALIMAAGALGHAEDIGPVARAALDRATGSYEASHMRFWFAGVYARACRLTGRLDECKRAAALLSELAQDVPSLAYANLVFMVGVSELMCGDVGAATKKLHEALAGVENHGVTTGLRAACVFGLAEAHAKLGEADAAAELLDELRRSVRPEFLFMQTALAVATGWVQAAAGSLTEAVGTVLAEATVARERAQPTHELACLQAAVQWGAQRDLAEIATRTAELAAALRLPLADAVAAHAAGLLAENGEALLAVASAYQRIGDRAAAADAAAQAAVAFTGAQLRSRGLYAAAVAAQLAQDCGGLCTPATRSPVSPTPLTGRQREVAELVAAGLSNKEIADRLVTSVRTVEGHLYRACQRVGASSRSDLAAIMRAGPGP, via the coding sequence GTGATCAGCGTTGACGCGCTGACGGGGCGGGAACGTGAACTTGCGACCCTGCGCCGCGCGCTGAACGGGGTCGGTAATTTCACGGGGGTCGTGGTAGCCGGTCCAGCGGGGGTGGGCAAGACCAGGCTCGCCCGTGAGTTGCTGTCCCAGGCCGCCGCCGCGGGCACCCAGACCACTTGGATCGTCGGCACCGCATCGGCCCGGCCGATCCCGCTGGGCGTGTTCACCGCGACCCTCGGCGAGCACATCAGCGATCCCAATCCCGGTGTGCGGCAGGTCATCAGTGCGTTGGTGGCCCGACAGCGGCCCGGGCCGATCCTGCTCGGCGTCGACGACGCCCACCTGCTGGACGGCTTCTCCGCGCACGTCGTGCATCAGATCGCGCAGAGCCGGCAGGCGCGGTTGGTGGTCACGGTCCGCACCGGGGCCGGGGAACCGGACGCGGTCCGCGCGCTGTGGAAGGACGGCCTGCTGGCCCGGCTGGACCTCGAGCCGTTGTGTCCCGCGGGCACCCGGGCGATGGTCGAGGCGACGCTCGAGGGCCCGGTCGATGCCCATAGTGCGCAACGGTTTTGGCGCCTCACCGGCGGCAACGCCCTGTTCCTGCGGCAGCTGTTGAAGGATCAGGTCGCCGCCGGCCGGGTGCGCAAGGTCAAGGGCGTCTGGATCTGGGACGGCGACGTCGCGGTGTCGCAGAACATGAGCGACCTGGTGGGAAACCAACTGGACCGGCTCGCACCGGAATTGGGCACGGTGGTCGACGCGCTGTCGCAATGCGAGCCGCTGGCGGTGGACATCCTGACCGACTTGGTGGGGCACGCGGCGGTGGAAGCCGCCGAACGGGCGCACCTGATCACCGTCGAACGGACCGCGGGCACGCTCAGCGCCCGGCTGGTGCATCCGCTGTTCGGTGAGTTGCGGCGGGCCGCCGCCGGCGAGATGTACCTGTCGAAAATCCGTGGCGCGCTGGTGCAGCGGATGACCGGGCCCACCGAGGGCGATCCGCAGGGCAGCGTCCGGCGCGCGTTGCTGCGGCTGGAATCCGACCTGCCGCCGGACCCCGGGCTCTACGCCGAGGCGGCCCGGCACACCATGGCGCTGCTCGACCTCGATCTCGCTCAGCGGTTCGCCGCGGCCGCCGCCGCGGCGGGGTCGACCGAGGCGGCCGAAATCACCGCGGTGAACCGCTTTCTGGCCGGCGACGGTCCCGCCGCCGAGGACGCGCTGCGGGTCCTGAGCGAACGCGGGGCAGACCGGCACCGGTGGACGACGCTACGGGCGGCGAACCTGATCTGGATGCTGGGCCGGCCCGAGGCGGCCGAGCGGCTGCTCGCGGAGTTGGCCGGCGGGCCGGAGACCGACGCGGAGCGGGCCACCCGGTACTCGGTCGAGGCCTGCGTGGACGCGGTCTTCGCGCGCTGTGCCGAGGCCGAACGCAAGGCCCGCTATGCGCTGGCTGCCCCGGAGTTGACGGATCTCAACGCGATGCTGGCCGCAGTGGCGTTGATCATGGCCGCCGGGGCGCTGGGCCACGCCGAGGACATCGGGCCGGTCGCGCGCGCGGCGCTGGACCGGGCCACCGGCTCGTATGAGGCTTCGCACATGCGGTTCTGGTTCGCCGGGGTCTACGCCCGCGCCTGTCGATTGACCGGGCGGCTCGACGAATGCAAGCGTGCCGCCGCGCTGTTGTCGGAGCTGGCGCAGGACGTGCCCAGCCTGGCCTACGCCAACCTGGTGTTCATGGTCGGCGTCAGCGAGTTGATGTGCGGGGATGTCGGAGCCGCGACCAAGAAACTGCACGAGGCGCTGGCCGGGGTGGAAAACCACGGTGTCACCACGGGTTTGCGCGCCGCCTGCGTCTTCGGGCTGGCCGAGGCGCACGCCAAGCTGGGGGAGGCCGACGCGGCCGCGGAGCTGCTCGACGAGCTACGCCGCAGCGTGCGTCCCGAATTCCTGTTCATGCAGACCGCGTTGGCCGTGGCGACGGGGTGGGTGCAGGCCGCCGCGGGCTCGCTGACCGAGGCGGTGGGCACGGTGCTTGCGGAGGCGACGGTCGCGCGGGAGCGGGCTCAGCCGACCCACGAACTGGCCTGTCTGCAGGCGGCCGTGCAGTGGGGTGCCCAGCGCGACCTTGCCGAGATCGCCACCCGCACCGCCGAATTGGCCGCCGCGCTGCGCCTTCCGCTGGCCGACGCGGTGGCCGCGCACGCCGCCGGCCTGCTCGCGGAGAACGGCGAGGCGCTGCTGGCGGTCGCGAGCGCCTACCAGCGGATCGGCGACCGCGCCGCCGCCGCCGACGCGGCGGCGCAGGCCGCGGTGGCCTTCACCGGGGCGCAGTTGCGCAGCCGCGGGCTGTATGCGGCCGCCGTGGCCGCGCAGCTGGCCCAGGACTGCGGCGGGCTGTGCACTCCCGCCACCCGCAGCCCGGTCTCGCCGACCCCGTTGACGGGCCGGCAGCGCGAGGTGGCCGAACTGGTGGCCGCGGGCCTGTCGAACAAGGAGATCGCCGACCGGCTGGTCACCTCGGTGCGCACCGTGGAGGGCCACCTGTACCGCGCCTGTCAGCGGGTGGGCGCCAGCTCGCGCAGCGACCTCGCGGCGATCATGCGGGCCGGGCCGGGCCCCTAG
- a CDS encoding O-succinylhomoserine sulfhydrylase, giving the protein MPSVRIPKPLPAGLGQATIGVRGGVLRSQFEETAEAMYLNSGYTYASAADAERAFTGEVDRFVYSRYGNPTIAMFEERLRLIEDAPAVFATATGMAAVFTALGALLGAGDRLVAARSLFGSCFVVCNEILPRWGVQTEFVDGDDLDQWEAALSKPTQAVFFETPSNPMQSLVDIAAVSEMAHAAGAKVVLDNVFATPLLQRGMPLGADVVVYSGTKHIDGQGRVLGGAILGDQDYIDGPVQTLMRHTGPSISSFNAWILLKGLETLAVRVNHSNAAAQRIAEFLEQHPAVRWVRYPFLPSHPQYDLAKRQMSGGGTVITFELEAPGDGGKRRAFEVLDKLRVIDISNNLGDAKSLITHPATTTHRAMGPEGRATIGLGDGVVRLSVGLEDIADLIADLDQALA; this is encoded by the coding sequence GTGCCGTCGGTGCGGATCCCGAAGCCGCTGCCCGCGGGCCTGGGCCAGGCCACCATCGGCGTGCGCGGCGGGGTGTTGCGATCCCAGTTCGAGGAGACCGCCGAGGCGATGTACCTCAACTCCGGCTACACCTACGCCAGCGCGGCCGACGCCGAACGCGCGTTCACCGGCGAGGTGGACCGCTTTGTGTATTCGCGCTACGGCAATCCGACCATCGCGATGTTCGAGGAGCGGTTGCGGCTGATCGAGGATGCGCCGGCGGTGTTCGCCACCGCGACGGGCATGGCCGCGGTGTTCACCGCCCTGGGCGCGTTGCTGGGCGCCGGTGACCGACTGGTGGCCGCGCGCAGCCTGTTCGGGTCCTGCTTCGTGGTGTGCAACGAGATCCTGCCGCGCTGGGGCGTGCAGACCGAGTTCGTCGACGGCGACGACCTCGACCAGTGGGAAGCCGCGTTGAGCAAGCCCACGCAGGCGGTCTTCTTCGAGACCCCGTCGAACCCCATGCAGTCCCTGGTCGACATCGCCGCGGTCAGCGAGATGGCCCACGCCGCGGGCGCAAAGGTGGTGCTGGACAACGTCTTTGCCACCCCGCTGCTGCAGCGCGGCATGCCGTTGGGTGCCGACGTCGTGGTGTACTCCGGCACCAAACACATCGACGGTCAGGGCCGGGTGCTCGGCGGGGCGATCCTCGGCGATCAGGACTACATCGACGGTCCCGTGCAGACGCTGATGCGTCACACCGGCCCCTCGATCAGTTCGTTCAACGCCTGGATACTGCTCAAAGGCCTTGAGACCCTTGCTGTTCGGGTCAACCACAGCAACGCCGCCGCGCAACGCATCGCCGAGTTCCTCGAGCAGCACCCGGCGGTGCGCTGGGTGCGCTATCCGTTTCTGCCCTCGCATCCGCAATACGATCTGGCCAAGCGCCAGATGAGCGGCGGCGGCACCGTGATCACCTTCGAACTCGAGGCGCCGGGCGACGGGGGGAAGCGCCGGGCGTTCGAGGTGCTCGACAAGCTGCGGGTCATCGACATTTCCAACAACCTCGGCGACGCCAAATCGCTGATCACCCATCCGGCGACCACCACGCACCGGGCGATGGGCCCGGAGGGTCGCGCCACGATCGGGTTGGGGGACGGGGTGGTCCGACTCTCGGTGGGCCTGGAGGACATTGCGGACCTGATCGCGGATCTGGACCAAGCGCTGGCCTGA
- a CDS encoding rhodanese-like domain-containing protein has product MSYAGDITPEQAWSMLNENPEATLVDCRTDAEWRFVGVPDVSSLGREVVFVEWNRTDGAHNADFVAELQAAGVTAGDRPVIFLCRSGNRSIGAAEAATAAGIAPSYNVLDGFEGHLDAQRHRGGAGWKALGLPWVQS; this is encoded by the coding sequence GTGAGTTACGCCGGAGACATCACGCCCGAGCAGGCCTGGTCGATGCTCAATGAGAATCCCGAGGCCACCCTGGTCGACTGCCGGACCGATGCCGAGTGGAGGTTCGTGGGCGTCCCCGACGTGTCGAGCCTGGGCCGCGAGGTGGTGTTCGTGGAGTGGAACCGCACCGACGGCGCGCACAACGCCGACTTCGTGGCCGAGTTGCAGGCCGCGGGAGTGACGGCCGGGGACCGTCCGGTGATCTTCCTGTGTCGTTCGGGCAACCGGTCGATCGGCGCGGCCGAGGCGGCCACGGCGGCGGGTATCGCGCCGTCCTACAACGTGCTCGACGGGTTCGAGGGGCACCTCGATGCGCAGCGCCACCGCGGCGGGGCCGGGTGGAAGGCCCTCGGCCTGCCGTGGGTGCAGTCGTGA
- a CDS encoding lumazine-binding protein: MIDPRPDSDGASVTPFLAALAVIVLVVIGIGVMTWSNSDEDALHESIVRAAIGQNDALQRLDYEDFRTYTCAQEAGTEAAVLANQRESVAAHGARYVGNVLAVDVDGDRATANVVYYYDNDKDTMIETDTSFVLEDGSWRVCSPVS; this comes from the coding sequence GTGATCGATCCGAGACCCGACTCCGACGGCGCCAGCGTCACGCCGTTCTTGGCCGCGCTGGCCGTCATCGTGCTCGTCGTCATCGGCATCGGCGTGATGACCTGGTCCAACAGCGACGAAGACGCCCTGCACGAGAGCATCGTGCGGGCCGCGATCGGTCAGAACGATGCGCTGCAGCGCCTCGACTACGAGGATTTCCGCACCTACACCTGCGCGCAGGAGGCCGGCACCGAGGCGGCCGTGCTGGCCAACCAGCGCGAGTCGGTGGCCGCCCACGGCGCCCGCTACGTGGGCAACGTGCTGGCGGTCGACGTCGACGGCGATCGGGCCACCGCGAACGTCGTCTACTACTACGACAACGACAAGGACACCATGATCGAGACGGACACGTCGTTCGTGCTCGAGGACGGGTCCTGGCGGGTGTGTTCGCCGGTTTCCTGA
- the purT gene encoding formate-dependent phosphoribosylglycinamide formyltransferase → MWSPRVLLLGSGELGREVVVSFQRLGAVVIAVDSHADAPALAIADESAVVELTDPEALTAAIERFGPDHVVPATDAVATDALAGAEAAGIEVVPGSRRARLTLDREGLRRLAADELGLPTAPFWFAGSVDELGAIADHAGYPLVVKPLIALPGEGQSVLLRADDIAAAWRRAVSAAGHITHNRVLVESLVEVDDEVTLLAVRSGDATPTQFCEPIGHRHVDGVLEAWQPLPMSAVALDSARSIAARVVTALGGRGLFGVELLVCGDEVYFSDVTVLPHDSALVTLRTQRLSALELHARAVLGLPVDTIMISPGAVEVSYRPGSRAELAAALDVPESDVLLFPAPPGAPGAGRSRFEVVVATAPAVATARDRARKASHALRGSPQ, encoded by the coding sequence ATGTGGTCGCCGCGAGTCCTGCTGCTGGGCAGCGGTGAGCTGGGCCGCGAGGTGGTGGTGAGTTTCCAGCGGCTCGGGGCGGTGGTGATCGCCGTGGACTCGCATGCGGACGCGCCGGCGCTGGCGATCGCCGACGAATCCGCGGTCGTGGAACTCACCGATCCCGAGGCCCTGACCGCGGCCATCGAGCGGTTCGGACCGGACCACGTGGTCCCGGCCACCGACGCGGTGGCCACCGACGCGCTGGCCGGTGCCGAAGCGGCGGGCATCGAGGTGGTCCCGGGTTCGCGCCGGGCCCGGCTGACGCTGGACCGGGAGGGGCTGCGCCGGCTGGCCGCCGACGAACTCGGCCTGCCGACGGCACCGTTCTGGTTCGCCGGTTCGGTCGACGAACTCGGCGCGATCGCCGACCACGCCGGTTATCCGTTGGTGGTCAAGCCGCTGATTGCGCTGCCCGGCGAGGGACAGTCGGTGCTGCTGCGCGCCGACGACATCGCGGCGGCGTGGCGACGCGCGGTCTCGGCGGCCGGACACATCACCCACAACCGGGTGCTCGTCGAGTCCCTGGTGGAGGTCGACGACGAGGTCACCCTGCTGGCGGTCCGCAGCGGCGACGCCACGCCCACCCAGTTCTGCGAACCGATCGGGCACCGCCACGTCGACGGCGTCCTGGAGGCCTGGCAACCGCTGCCGATGTCGGCGGTGGCGTTGGATTCGGCGCGTTCGATCGCCGCGCGGGTGGTCACCGCCCTGGGCGGGCGCGGCCTGTTCGGGGTGGAACTGCTGGTGTGCGGCGACGAGGTGTACTTCTCCGACGTCACCGTGCTGCCGCACGACAGTGCGCTGGTGACGCTGCGCACCCAGCGGCTCTCGGCGTTGGAGTTGCACGCCCGGGCCGTGTTGGGGCTGCCGGTGGACACCATCATGATTTCCCCGGGCGCGGTCGAGGTCAGTTACCGGCCCGGGTCCCGCGCCGAGTTGGCCGCGGCCTTGGACGTCCCGGAGTCCGACGTACTGTTGTTCCCGGCGCCGCCCGGAGCCCCCGGAGCGGGCCGCAGCAGATTCGAGGTGGTGGTGGCGACGGCACCGGCCGTTGCCACCGCGCGTGACCGGGCCCGCAAGGCGTCGCACGCACTACGAGGGAGCCCGCAGTGA